One window of the Delphinus delphis chromosome 20, mDelDel1.2, whole genome shotgun sequence genome contains the following:
- the NOSIP gene encoding nitric oxide synthase-interacting protein — translation MTRHGKNCTAGAVYTYHEKKKDTAASGYGTQNIRLSRDAVKDFDCCCLSLQPCHDPVVTPDGYLYEREAILEYILHQKKEIARQMKAYEKQRGARREEQKGLRRAAAQDQVRGFLEKEAAIVSRPLNPFTPKAASGDCPDDARPGSSAGPTGKDKDKALPSFWIPSLTPEAKATKLEKPSRIVTCPMSGKPLRMSDLTPVRFTPLDSSVDRVGLITRSERYVCAVTRDSLSNATPCAVLRPSGAVVTVECVEKLIRKDMVDPVTGEKLTDRDIIVLQRGGTGFAGSGVKLQAEKSRPVMQA, via the exons ATGACACGCCACGGCAAGAACTGCACGGCGGGGGCCGTCTACACCTACCATGAGAAGAAGAAGGACACAG cGGCCTCAGGCTACGGCACCCAGAACATTCGACTGAGCCGGGATGCCGTCAAGGACTTCGATTGCTGCTGCCTCTCTCTGCAGCCGTGCCACGACCCTGTTGTTAC CCCCGATGGCTACCTGTATGAGCGGGAGGCAATCCTAGAGTACATTTTGCACCAGAAGAAGGAGATCGCCCGGCAGATGAAG GCCTACGAGAAGCAGCGGGGCGCCCGGCGTGAGGAGCAGAAGGGGCTGCGGCGGGCGGCCGCGCAGGACCAGGTGcggggcttcctggagaaggaggcGGCCATCGTGAGCCGGCCCCTCAACCCCTTCACGCCCAAGGCCGCCTCCGGGGACTGCCCAG ATGATGCCCGACCCGGGTCCAGTGCGGGCCCCACAGGCAAGGACAAGGACAAAGCGCTGCCCAGCTTCTGGATCCCATCGCTGACCCCCGAGGCCAAGGCCACCAAGCTGGAGAAGCCG TCGCGCATTGTGACCTGCCCCATGTCCGGGAAGCCGCTGCGCATGTCCGACCTGACGCCCGTGCGCTTCACGCCGCTCGACAGCTCCGTGGACCGCGTGGGGCTCATCACGCGCAGCGAGCGCTACGTGTGTGCCGTGACCCGCGACAGCCTGAGCAACGCCACACCGTGCGCCGTCCTGCGGCCCTC TGGGGCCGTGGTCACCGTGGAGTGCGTGGAGAAGCTGATTCGCAAGGACATGGTGGACCCCGTGACCGGAGAGAAGCTCACGGACCGCGACATCATCGTGCTGCAGCGG gGCGGCACGGGCTTCGCGGGCTCCGGAGTGAAGCTGCAGGCCGAGAAGTCCCGGCCAGTGATGCAGGCCTGA